In Bactrocera oleae isolate idBacOlea1 chromosome 5, idBacOlea1, whole genome shotgun sequence, a genomic segment contains:
- the LOC106617937 gene encoding uncharacterized protein isoform X2, whose protein sequence is MQRGVLTLGRSTQIAHKTQALLFTLLIFYTTTRSDANPVSIPEINGKSSKNIAGSSSNAALLIKPSPQDAQLNSLNAYATNYGHFAAQFSNNPAQGGNTNPHADSSTSSHTNSNHFKASFKLPDVENNFTPLQTYNNGNSMPRHAAPSTTIAGTPNANSIASNNIPQPTPVLMQYLPHVMPEAGVQYLQLIPTRPLIVPISPYLNGNAPPAVAQNAANAAAHALHPPLAAAINAAPVDYGARSPPMLAAEPINSQQHAAATAAMIDMSNAAPPPPYGIHTYANALQPYRSSYRINREAKGKNFPGTLTLNMNEYIPGPNETLRPLYMRGRP, encoded by the coding sequence ATGCAACGTGGCGTGCTCACCTTGGGTAGATCCACACAGATCGCACATAAAACACAGGCGCTACTATTCACGCTCTTAATTTTCTACACCACAACACGATCAGATGCCAATCCTGTCTCCATACCCGAAATAAATGGCAAATCTAGTAAAAATATTGCCGGTTCATCTTCAAACGCCGCATTGCTGATCAAGCCGAGCCCACAAGACGCCCAATTGAACTCGCTGAATGCCTATGCTACCAACTACGGACACTTTGCCGCACAATTCTCTAATAATCCAGCACAAGGTGGCAACACTAACCCCCATGCAGATAGCAGCACGAGCAGTCACACAAATAGCAACCACTTTAAGGCATCTTTTAAATTGCCCGATGTCGAGAATAATTTTACACCATTACAAACATATAATAACGGTAATAGCATGCCGCGGCATGCGGCGCCTTCAACCACAATTGCCGGCACGCCGAATGCCAATAGCATTGCCAGCAATAACATACCACAGCCCACACCAGTTCTAATGCAATACCTGCCACACGTAATGCCGGAAGCTGGCGTACAATATCTGCAATTGATACCGACGCGTCCGCTTATTGTGCCCATAAGTCCGTACTTGAATGGCAATGCACCACCGGCTGTAGCACAAAATGCCGCCAATGCTGCAGCGCATGCGCTACACCCACCATTGGCGGCCGCCATCAATGCTGCACCAGTGGATTATGGCGCCCGTTCACCGCCTATGCTAGCAGCGGAGCCCATTAATAGTCAACAACATGCTGCCGCGACTGCCGCTATGATAGACATGTCGAATGCAGCGCCACCGCCGCCATACGGTATACACACATACGCGAATGCCTTACAACCGTATCGCAGCAGCTATCGCATAAATCGTGAGGCGAAGGGTAAGAATTTTCCCGGCACACTGACACTCAATATGAACGAATATATACCGGGCCCCAATGAGACTCTGCGACCGCTATATATGCGCGGCAGACCGTga
- the LOC106617937 gene encoding uncharacterized protein isoform X1 — MTNVELMVSTKIKRSPIGKQMQRGVLTLGRSTQIAHKTQALLFTLLIFYTTTRSDANPVSIPEINGKSSKNIAGSSSNAALLIKPSPQDAQLNSLNAYATNYGHFAAQFSNNPAQGGNTNPHADSSTSSHTNSNHFKASFKLPDVENNFTPLQTYNNGNSMPRHAAPSTTIAGTPNANSIASNNIPQPTPVLMQYLPHVMPEAGVQYLQLIPTRPLIVPISPYLNGNAPPAVAQNAANAAAHALHPPLAAAINAAPVDYGARSPPMLAAEPINSQQHAAATAAMIDMSNAAPPPPYGIHTYANALQPYRSSYRINREAKGKNFPGTLTLNMNEYIPGPNETLRPLYMRGRP, encoded by the coding sequence ATGCAACGTGGCGTGCTCACCTTGGGTAGATCCACACAGATCGCACATAAAACACAGGCGCTACTATTCACGCTCTTAATTTTCTACACCACAACACGATCAGATGCCAATCCTGTCTCCATACCCGAAATAAATGGCAAATCTAGTAAAAATATTGCCGGTTCATCTTCAAACGCCGCATTGCTGATCAAGCCGAGCCCACAAGACGCCCAATTGAACTCGCTGAATGCCTATGCTACCAACTACGGACACTTTGCCGCACAATTCTCTAATAATCCAGCACAAGGTGGCAACACTAACCCCCATGCAGATAGCAGCACGAGCAGTCACACAAATAGCAACCACTTTAAGGCATCTTTTAAATTGCCCGATGTCGAGAATAATTTTACACCATTACAAACATATAATAACGGTAATAGCATGCCGCGGCATGCGGCGCCTTCAACCACAATTGCCGGCACGCCGAATGCCAATAGCATTGCCAGCAATAACATACCACAGCCCACACCAGTTCTAATGCAATACCTGCCACACGTAATGCCGGAAGCTGGCGTACAATATCTGCAATTGATACCGACGCGTCCGCTTATTGTGCCCATAAGTCCGTACTTGAATGGCAATGCACCACCGGCTGTAGCACAAAATGCCGCCAATGCTGCAGCGCATGCGCTACACCCACCATTGGCGGCCGCCATCAATGCTGCACCAGTGGATTATGGCGCCCGTTCACCGCCTATGCTAGCAGCGGAGCCCATTAATAGTCAACAACATGCTGCCGCGACTGCCGCTATGATAGACATGTCGAATGCAGCGCCACCGCCGCCATACGGTATACACACATACGCGAATGCCTTACAACCGTATCGCAGCAGCTATCGCATAAATCGTGAGGCGAAGGGTAAGAATTTTCCCGGCACACTGACACTCAATATGAACGAATATATACCGGGCCCCAATGAGACTCTGCGACCGCTATATATGCGCGGCAGACCGTga